A portion of the Lolium rigidum isolate FL_2022 chromosome 1, APGP_CSIRO_Lrig_0.1, whole genome shotgun sequence genome contains these proteins:
- the LOC124697282 gene encoding uncharacterized protein LOC124697282, translated as MQVWIDYLKVVTDSDSPYYKQLQYECKIEKYRTSPIFCSRPAVGREPETAACRRSCWAAAGDEATRPRRPLLSALPLLQVAMRPVRCLQLASPVLPISTIHYQSAWNKESRTKDRSWSCT; from the exons ATGCAAGTCTGGATCGATTACCTCAAGGTAGTGACTGATAGTGACTCACCATATTACAAG CAACTTCAATACGAATGCAAGATTGAAAAGTACAGGACCTCACCGATATTCTGCAGTCGACCTGCTGTTGGACGAGAGCCTGAGACGGCGGCCTGTCGGCGGTCATGTTGGGCAGCAGCCGGCGACGAGGCGACCAGGCCCAGGCGTCCATTGCTCTCAGCTCTGCCGCTGCTGCAAGTTGCCATGCGGCCGGTGCGCTGCCTCCAGCTAGCTTCTCCCGTCCTCCCAATCTCCACTATTCATTATCAATCTGCTTGGAATAAAGAATCAAGGACCAAGGACAGAAGCTGGAGCTGCACGTGA